CTAGCAAAAACTAAAGAGGTTTTAGTTGCAGTTCAACGGGTGGCGCGATCGCAATTTAATCTATATCTGCGTGTGGGAATTTTACCTGTTTCCGCTGTGATTGCAGCTGGATTTGAGGTTAAGATTGCCAAATTACGTGTGTCTGAAAACTACAGCCAGGTCTTAATTACAGGTGGTGGCATTGCCTACGCTACTGAATTTATTAAGGAATACAGCATCCCTGATATCTATCAACTGAGGCGACAAAGTAAATTGCTAAAAGCAGATTTTTCGGGACTAGAATGCCGTTGGCAAGATATTCCTAGCCGACATGAAGAAGTGTTGACGTTGCAGGTATTGGCGATCGCTCACAATCAGGAAAAGAATCATCAAATCTATCGCAATGTTTTGAACAAAATTCAACATATTTATGGGTCAAGTCAAGACTTTCACCCAATCGTTCCGGGCTCTCTCAATTTGACCTTTCGCTCTAAAAATTTAATGGCGGAGACAAAGCTCCGGGCTGATTCAGAAAAACGTTTAGCTAAGCCAATTTATCTATTACAAATTAAATTGGGAAACGTATTGGGTTGGCTGTTCATGTCCTTCAAATTAGTGTTAGATGGTGTGAACTGGGGGCTTTATAAAAAGACGGTAGTCAACGCCACAGACTATCAAAAATTTGATGACATGCTGCGGTTGGTGATCTCTGGCAGTGTCTCGCAGCGTGCCACCCTGCTTCACTATTTGAATGAGGAATATACCCGTGGGAGTTTAGTTTACGGGTTTCATATTTCAGATCGATTGTTAATGACCTGTCTCGTCTTTGAGCGTAACGGTCGCCAGGTTCATTTCATTGATGGGGCAGGTGGAGGATTTGCCGAAGCCGCAAAAGCGTTAAAGGAACGAATGCTACGGAAGTCTCTCAATTGGAGAACATTTCTCAAACTGATTCGATTGCGAAAAAGTGCAATTCCCTATAATCTGTAGCGGATTGTTGCCTTTTTTCCATCATGTCGCCTGACTGGATTTATCCCTATCCCACGCTTTATCCTGGAACCCTTATCAAGCGTTACAAACGATTTTTTGCTGATATTTGCCTAGAGGATGGGTCAATTGTCACGGCGCATTGCCCCAACACCGGACCGATGACTGGGGTCAACATTCCTGGGAATCGGGTGTTGGTGTCCCATAACCCCAGTCCCAAGCGATCGCTTGCCTATACCTGGGAGTTAATTGAGGTGATGGATGAGCAACCCATCTGGGTCGGTACAAACACTGCATTGCCCAATCGCGTGATTAAGGCTGCTTTAGTGGATCGTCTGTTTCCTTCACTGGGTCACTACAGCGAGATTCAGTCGGAAGTGCCCTACGGAGAGGACAAAAAGAGCCGGATTGATTTCCTGCTGACAAGTCAGGACGGTCGCTCCCCGATTTATATCGAGGTGAAAAACACCACTTGGGCGCAGAAACACGTTGCTCTGTTTCCCGATACGGTGACGACGCGAGGACAAAAGCACCTGCGAGAGTTGGCAGCACTGGTTCCTCATGCCAGGGCGGTGATGTTGTACTTCATTAATCGGGGTGATTGTACCCATTTTGCCCCCGGTGACACCGCTGATCCGGTGTATGGGCAATTGCTACGAGAGGCGATCGCCCTGGGTGTGGAGGTATTGCCCTGTCGGTTTGAGCAGAGCCAAACAGGGGTGCGGTATCTGGGGTTGGCTGAGATGGAGATACTCTAACGCAACGACGCTAACGAGCAGCCCAACCACCCAGCACAGTTTTGCTCCTGTACAGGAGTGGGGCGATCGACGGGCACAATTTGATAATTGGTTGGACGAGGTTCAGCTAGGGTGACTGAATAGGTTCTCAGTTCGTCCTGATGGAAGACAGTGAGTTCAATCGTGTCACCGGGGGCGTAGTCACTGAGGCGATCGCTCCACTGGTCTGCCGAAACGCGCAAGCCATTCAACGCTAGCAGTTCATCGCCAATGTCAATGCCCGCTTGATGAGCCGGAGAGCCAGACTCTACAAATTTAATGGCTTCCCGTCCATGCTCGGTTTTCACCGTCATGCCGACAAACGGTGGTTGGTGATCCACTTTGTCTGCCACCAATTGCAAACCAAACGGCTCCAGATAGTCGTTAAAGGGCAACTCTTCAACAGTGTGGAGGTAGCGGTGAAAGAAATCACTGAGGGATTTGTCGGCTACCGACTCAATCACTCCCTGCAACTCGTCAGCCGTAAAGCCAATTTCAACCTGCCCAAACTGATGCCACATGCGCCGCATCACATCATCAAGCGATCGCTCATTGCCATGCCGCTCACGAATCAGTAGATCCAGCAAAAACGACACCATCTCGCCCTTGAGGTAATAGGACATTTGCGAATTATCGCTATAGGCATCGCGGCGATAGAGCTTAATCCAGGCATCAAAGCTCGATTCGCTTAAGGGTTGCACCCGTCGCCCAGGAGTTGTGAGAAACCGGGTAATTTCCTTACTTAGGGCGCGGATGAACGTCTGAGCGTTGTAGATGCCTGCCCGAAACGGAATATTCAGGTCGTAATAGCTGGTCGTGCCCTCACTAAACCAGAGAGAAGGGGTGTAATTTTCGTTGTCGTAGTCAAAGACTTCCAACGCTTTAGGACGGATGCGCTTCACATTCCACAGGTGAAAGAACTCGTGGGCGACTAATTGCATGAAGCGGTTGTATTTGTCTTGACTGCGGAAGCCAAAGCGAGAGTAGTTCAACGTGCAGGACGTCTTATGTTCTAACCCCCCAAACCCCTGAGAAGACAAATGCAGCAAAAACAGGTAGCGATCGTAGGGTAACCCACCAAACATCGACGCCTCAACCGCGATGATCTTTTGAGTGTCGGCAATGACCTGGTCTGCGTCTAAACTGCCCTGTCCCCAAACGGCAAGAGCATGAGGCTTTTGTAGTACCTCAAATTCGTAGAGTTGATGGCGACCAATCTCAAACGGGCTATCTACGAGGGTGTCAAAATCTGCTGCAACAAAGGTATTCGGTTCTCCGGCGATCGCTTCTAAAGGGGTCGCCACTTGCCAATCTGCGTGAGGAGGGGCGATCGTAATACGAATCAGATTTTTTTCAAACCCTGGTATGTAAAAGCACAATGCTGCTGGGTTAAAGTAACCGTGCGTCGCGTCAAGGTGATTGGTTCTAACGGTCAGTTCGTTGGCAAAGATGCGGTAACGCACAGTGATCTCAGAGAGATGACTAGTGTCAATTTGCCAGTGATTTTTGCTCAGCTTACGCCAAGTCAGCGACTGCTTCCCCTCAGCTTTAAAGTCTTGTAAGTGGCGGGCATATTCCCGCACCAAATAAGAGCCTGGAGTCCACACAGGCATCTTTAAATCCAGGACATCCGCATCCCATCCTTTGATCTGCAACGTCACCTCAAACAGGTGCGACTCCGGTTGCGGCATCGCGATCTGATAATGCAAGTCAAGCTGAGTACGCGATCGAGACGTTGGGCGGAGTTGAGTTGCTTCTGTCATGGGAGGGTGCTGCGAATGAACCATTAAATGAGCCTTTAATGGTTTATTGTAGGCTCCACTACACGCAGTTGCCGAGGATCTCTAAATTCTTCCTGCCAGATGTGCCAGTTGCTTCATGTTGACAAGATAAAGTGCCTGGTTCGCGGCATCGATCTTAATCCAACCTTTACTCTCTAACTTCTCCATAATCTTGGTAGCTTCATCCACAGAAATGCTGGCAGCATCTGCCAGATCTTTGGTGGGAATGTTAAAGATTTCCGTGCCCTGCGAGGAGGACTGACCGTAGGTTTCGCCTAAAAAGACCAGCGTGTTAGCGAGCTTAATGGCAGGAGCCTGATGGGCAAGTTGAAACCGGAAGTTGGTTTGTCTCAACCGTCTCACCATTAGCTGCAACATGCGGTGATGCAGTTGAGAGTCTTTGAACAGAGTTTGAATGAAGCGTTGCGCCGAAATGCTCAATAGCTTTACCGACGAAAGCGCAACTACATCTGTTGAGCGGGGGGATTCATCCAGAATCGCCATTTCACCAAAGAAATCACCTCGCCCCAGGATGGCTAATGTGACCACCTCATCGCCTGCATGGCGACGCACTTTGACCCAACCTGACTCAACAAAGTAAACTGCGTTGCCCCAAGCATCTTCCATCAGGACAGCGCGATCAGCTGGGTATTCGTGCTCAACGGCAATGGACAGCAACCAGTCGAGTGTTTCTGGGCTGGCGGATTGAAATAGGGGGAAAAGCTCACTAAAAACGGCGGTCTGCATGGAAAGCTGCTCAGGGTAAGGATTGATGGATTCCCACTGACATACACTTTAATGCCAAAGGTGGTGCCGAGGGCGAAAGCAGCTTTAGCAAAAAGCGATGGATGGCGGGTAGCGTATAGGCTACTGACTAATTAAACTATGTTACCCAGAAATATCAGGAATCTGAGCATTTTCTGGGATCGATCGAACGCCTGTAGCTGTTATTCAAGCATTGCAGAAGTTTTAGTAAAAACTAGAATACCACGGTGCCAGTTATGCTTGTTGAATTGCTTGCTGCAATCGGGGACGCAATGCCTCCACATAAGATGCCCATCCGATAATGATGGGTTGCTGATGGGCAAGGGTGTCTGGGTCAATGGCATGGGCTGTGAATTTCAGGGGATGCCCATCCAGATCACAACACACCAGACCAGCCGCGTGGGCGAGGGCAATGGGTCCAACGGTGTCCCACAGTTTGACCTTACGGTTGAGATACAGGTACAACCCTGCCTTCCCCAATACAATCTGCATCACCTTCAAACCAAAACTGCCGACTGCACTGAACTCTACACCTGGAATGAGGTGGGCGATCGCCTTTCCGTAGATCCGTCGATCTTTGTCGCCGATGATGATGGGGCAAAACTCCTCGGATAACGGGGGCGGTTCTGTTGGGATGAGGGGCTTGGGCTGAGTGAGCGATCGCCCCTCAAGGGACTGGCTTGTTGCGTGAAACAATCCCCAACCCGTGCCACCGTAATAAAGCTGACCGGACGCCGGAGCGTGAACCCATCCCGCTATTGGTTCCCCTTGCTGCAACAAACCCACCATCACGGCATAGTGGGGGCTATGTTGAATAAAATCATCGGTGCCATCCAACGGATCAATGAGCCAGAGCCGTTGATAGTCATTGTGAAATGCCTGCCGCGACTGCACGTTTTCCTCCGAAATGATGCCATCGTTTGGGAAAAGCTCGCTCAGCTTAGTCGTGATCATCTCATCCAACAGGCGATCGACATTGGTAACGTAATCCTTGGCCCCCTTTTCAAAAACTTGAAACGGTTGTTCTGCCATTTGGGTAGCTTTTTCACCGCAATTGAGAATTAACTGGTTGATGGACTCAACTTGGTCTGAGGAGAAGGGATTCATTGGAATAGGGAGTAAGGAGTAGGGCGGGCGGGCGGGGGGGGAGGAAGTAAGGGAGTGGAGGAGTAAGGGAGTGGGGGTGTAAGAATCGCTAGATTGACGATTGACTACTGACGATTGACTACTGACGATTGACTACTGACGATTGACTACTGACGATTGACGATTGACAATTGACCACCAATCACTAACCACTAACCATCTCAACCAAAAAACGGGCTAACCCGCTAGTGGAGTTAGCCCGCCAATTTGGGAACGCTTAATAAAACTACTTTTGCAGAACCAACTTAACGTTGGCATTTTGCAAACCAGGACGCTTAACTTCAGCCAGAGTTTTGTTCACAGCATACTTCTGGTTGATCGAGTTGATCAGTTCAGTCTGGTTGTGCTTCTTAGCAACACCCCAAAGGTCAGCAACGAGGTCAAAAGAACCATCGGTATTGCGAGACCAGCCCAGATCATATTCGCCTTCGAGGACAGCAACGATGTCAGAGCGAACGCGCTGACCGTTGTAGCCACGAACATCAGCATCTGTCTTAACGGTGATGCCGAGATCCCGCAGGGAAGCCTTGAGGATTTCAGCGTCAGTGATCTTGGTGCGCAGAGTGCTAAAGTGAGACATTTGGATTTCCTCCTGTAGAGAAATTGAGAGAAACGACAACGTTTTGATGTAGATATACCGTATGGCTTAACCTTTGGAGGGCAAACAAGTACGGCTGTAGATTGAAACTGCTAGCATCGGCTAGCCTTTCCTCCTGTTGGGAGCAGGAGAGAAAGCTTGTTAGAACTCCAATCGCTGATATTCAGCAACGGAGGACGCCGCAGGTCGCGCGCGCTGCCTTGCCCAATCTCTTAGGGCTGTAACCTGCTCACTCATCGTCTTAGAAAGCGGTAGGGTTGCCTTGATGGCGGCGATGATATCGAGTTGAGTAAACTCGCGATCGCCCGCAAATGCCTCATACATGGCGGCAATCAAAGCTTGTTCAATCTCTGCACCAGAGAACCCGTCACAGACATTCACCAACTGGTCAAGGTCAAAGCGACCAATATCACGGCGACGCTTGGTAAGGTGAATCTTGAAGATCTCTTTACGCTCTTCGGCGTTGGGTAGATCGACGAAGAAGATCTCGTCAAATCGTCCCTTCCGCAGAAACTCTCCGGGGAGTCGCTCTACTCGGTTTGCCGTTGCCATGACAAACACGGGAGAGGTTTTCTCCTGCATCCAGGTCAGGAAGGAGCCGAAGATCCGGCTGGAGGTGCCGCCATCAGAGTCAGCGGAACCCGTACTGCCTGCAAAGGCTTTATCAATCTCATCAATAAAGAGAATGGCGGGAGAGATCGATTCAGCTGTTTTCAGGGCATTTCTCAAGTTGGCTTCTGAGCGACCCACCATGGAGCCGTCATAGACCCGACCCATATCTAACCGTAACAGTGGCAAGCCCCATAGACGGGCGGTGGTTTTGGCAATGAGTGATTTACCACAACCCGGAACTCCCAAAATCAGCATCCCTTTGGGTTGGGGCAGTCCATATTCTCTTGCCCGTTCAGTAAAGGCATTGGAACGCTGGTGGAGCCACTTCTTCAACTCTTCTAAACCGCCAACTGCATCGATAGTTTCATCTTCTTCGATGTATTCCAGAATGCCGTTGCGGCGAATCAGCTGCTTTTTCTCAGAGAGCACAACATCAACTTCTGCTTCAGTCAGCCGACCTGCGGTGACTTGAGCTTTGCGATAAACCTTTTCCGACTCATCACGAGTTAAACCCAACGCTGCTTTGAGCAACTTCTCACGAGTTTCGGTTGTAATTTTGCGAACCGGACGAATTTGGTCAAGCTGATGAGTTAAGACTTGATTCAGCTCTGCCATATCCGGTAGCGGGAAGTCGAGCACTGCAATTTCTTTCTCAAGCTCGATTGGAATATTCTGCACCGGAGACATCAGGACAATCGCCTTTTGAGTGTCTTTGAAACTGGCGATCGCATCTCGCAACCAGCGAGTCACTCCGGGTGAATCGATAAATGGATGCAGATCCTTGAAGACAAAAATGCCAGGTTCCCGCTGACGCACTACCCACTCAATGGCTGCTTCTGGAGCGAGAGTATTGTGTTGGGTAACGTTACGGGGTTGCCCGTACTCAACGATGCCGTGGGTCACAGTCCAGATGAAAAAC
This portion of the Oscillatoria sp. FACHB-1407 genome encodes:
- a CDS encoding DUF3095 domain-containing protein yields the protein MLNDDFYANLPYVENLVDLTEPDNFVAVPDNWYVIITDITNSTQAIAAGKYKEVNLIGASSIAAILNIAGNIEIPFVFGGDGAELLIPSSLLAKTKEVLVAVQRVARSQFNLYLRVGILPVSAVIAAGFEVKIAKLRVSENYSQVLITGGGIAYATEFIKEYSIPDIYQLRRQSKLLKADFSGLECRWQDIPSRHEEVLTLQVLAIAHNQEKNHQIYRNVLNKIQHIYGSSQDFHPIVPGSLNLTFRSKNLMAETKLRADSEKRLAKPIYLLQIKLGNVLGWLFMSFKLVLDGVNWGLYKKTVVNATDYQKFDDMLRLVISGSVSQRATLLHYLNEEYTRGSLVYGFHISDRLLMTCLVFERNGRQVHFIDGAGGGFAEAAKALKERMLRKSLNWRTFLKLIRLRKSAIPYNL
- the sfsA gene encoding DNA/RNA nuclease SfsA, which codes for MSPDWIYPYPTLYPGTLIKRYKRFFADICLEDGSIVTAHCPNTGPMTGVNIPGNRVLVSHNPSPKRSLAYTWELIEVMDEQPIWVGTNTALPNRVIKAALVDRLFPSLGHYSEIQSEVPYGEDKKSRIDFLLTSQDGRSPIYIEVKNTTWAQKHVALFPDTVTTRGQKHLRELAALVPHARAVMLYFINRGDCTHFAPGDTADPVYGQLLREAIALGVEVLPCRFEQSQTGVRYLGLAEMEIL
- a CDS encoding M61 family metallopeptidase, coding for MTEATQLRPTSRSRTQLDLHYQIAMPQPESHLFEVTLQIKGWDADVLDLKMPVWTPGSYLVREYARHLQDFKAEGKQSLTWRKLSKNHWQIDTSHLSEITVRYRIFANELTVRTNHLDATHGYFNPAALCFYIPGFEKNLIRITIAPPHADWQVATPLEAIAGEPNTFVAADFDTLVDSPFEIGRHQLYEFEVLQKPHALAVWGQGSLDADQVIADTQKIIAVEASMFGGLPYDRYLFLLHLSSQGFGGLEHKTSCTLNYSRFGFRSQDKYNRFMQLVAHEFFHLWNVKRIRPKALEVFDYDNENYTPSLWFSEGTTSYYDLNIPFRAGIYNAQTFIRALSKEITRFLTTPGRRVQPLSESSFDAWIKLYRRDAYSDNSQMSYYLKGEMVSFLLDLLIRERHGNERSLDDVMRRMWHQFGQVEIGFTADELQGVIESVADKSLSDFFHRYLHTVEELPFNDYLEPFGLQLVADKVDHQPPFVGMTVKTEHGREAIKFVESGSPAHQAGIDIGDELLALNGLRVSADQWSDRLSDYAPGDTIELTVFHQDELRTYSVTLAEPRPTNYQIVPVDRPTPVQEQNCAGWLGCSLASLR
- a CDS encoding Crp/Fnr family transcriptional regulator codes for the protein MQTAVFSELFPLFQSASPETLDWLLSIAVEHEYPADRAVLMEDAWGNAVYFVESGWVKVRRHAGDEVVTLAILGRGDFFGEMAILDESPRSTDVVALSSVKLLSISAQRFIQTLFKDSQLHHRMLQLMVRRLRQTNFRFQLAHQAPAIKLANTLVFLGETYGQSSSQGTEIFNIPTKDLADAASISVDEATKIMEKLESKGWIKIDAANQALYLVNMKQLAHLAGRI
- a CDS encoding 3'(2'),5'-bisphosphate nucleotidase CysQ family protein; its protein translation is MNPFSSDQVESINQLILNCGEKATQMAEQPFQVFEKGAKDYVTNVDRLLDEMITTKLSELFPNDGIISEENVQSRQAFHNDYQRLWLIDPLDGTDDFIQHSPHYAVMVGLLQQGEPIAGWVHAPASGQLYYGGTGWGLFHATSQSLEGRSLTQPKPLIPTEPPPLSEEFCPIIIGDKDRRIYGKAIAHLIPGVEFSAVGSFGLKVMQIVLGKAGLYLYLNRKVKLWDTVGPIALAHAAGLVCCDLDGHPLKFTAHAIDPDTLAHQQPIIIGWASYVEALRPRLQQAIQQA
- a CDS encoding DUF1257 domain-containing protein is translated as MSHFSTLRTKITDAEILKASLRDLGITVKTDADVRGYNGQRVRSDIVAVLEGEYDLGWSRNTDGSFDLVADLWGVAKKHNQTELINSINQKYAVNKTLAEVKRPGLQNANVKLVLQK
- the ycf46 gene encoding stress-responsive protein Ycf46, with the protein product MKEELSILVQAQYPLIYLVTSEEERAEQTIATIAQMKPQRRFFIWTVTHGIVEYGQPRNVTQHNTLAPEAAIEWVVRQREPGIFVFKDLHPFIDSPGVTRWLRDAIASFKDTQKAIVLMSPVQNIPIELEKEIAVLDFPLPDMAELNQVLTHQLDQIRPVRKITTETREKLLKAALGLTRDESEKVYRKAQVTAGRLTEAEVDVVLSEKKQLIRRNGILEYIEEDETIDAVGGLEELKKWLHQRSNAFTERAREYGLPQPKGMLILGVPGCGKSLIAKTTARLWGLPLLRLDMGRVYDGSMVGRSEANLRNALKTAESISPAILFIDEIDKAFAGSTGSADSDGGTSSRIFGSFLTWMQEKTSPVFVMATANRVERLPGEFLRKGRFDEIFFVDLPNAEERKEIFKIHLTKRRRDIGRFDLDQLVNVCDGFSGAEIEQALIAAMYEAFAGDREFTQLDIIAAIKATLPLSKTMSEQVTALRDWARQRARPAASSVAEYQRLEF